One segment of Leptospirillum ferrooxidans C2-3 DNA contains the following:
- the hisIE gene encoding bifunctional phosphoribosyl-AMP cyclohydrolase/phosphoribosyl-ATP diphosphatase HisIE translates to MIPEILFPPDGLLPAIVQDVSTGRVLMLGYMNQESLRQTLERRRVVFWSRSRNKLWEKGETSGNGLVLEDLRVDCDGDAILLLTSPLGPTCHTGLESCFDTASFEGVRPGFEVWANLGKTLKTRWDASPDESYVASLLKAPVEKSARKVVEESCEVLVEMVKSNDEEALRGEWADLFFHVRVAMERSHVTFDEVMKVLDGRTGRGGLAEKASRKKKGDMGGS, encoded by the coding sequence ATGATTCCCGAGATTCTTTTTCCTCCCGATGGGCTCCTTCCTGCCATCGTACAGGACGTTTCCACCGGTCGGGTTTTGATGTTGGGATACATGAATCAAGAGTCACTTCGTCAAACGCTTGAAAGGAGGCGGGTCGTTTTCTGGAGCAGAAGCCGGAATAAACTTTGGGAAAAAGGAGAAACATCCGGTAACGGGCTTGTTCTGGAAGACCTGAGGGTTGACTGCGATGGCGATGCGATTCTGCTTTTGACTTCTCCGCTGGGGCCGACTTGCCATACCGGTCTTGAAAGCTGCTTTGATACAGCAAGTTTTGAGGGAGTGAGACCAGGATTTGAGGTTTGGGCCAATCTTGGTAAAACCCTCAAAACACGGTGGGATGCGTCACCGGATGAATCTTATGTGGCTTCTCTCCTGAAGGCACCTGTCGAGAAATCGGCAAGAAAAGTGGTGGAGGAGTCCTGTGAGGTTTTGGTGGAGATGGTCAAGTCCAATGATGAAGAGGCCCTGCGGGGTGAATGGGCCGATCTTTTCTTTCATGTCAGGGTGGCCATGGAAAGAAGCCATGTCACATTTGATGAGGTCATGAAAGTTCTGGATGGACGGACAGGAAGAGGAGGTCTTGCAGAAAAGGCCTCGAGGAAGAAGAAGGGGGATATGGGTGGAAGCTGA
- the hisF gene encoding imidazole glycerol phosphate synthase subunit HisF, translating into MLLKRIIPCLDMKAGRVVKGVKFADLRDAGDPVETASLYDRMGADEICLLDITATLEDREALLDVVHRTAAKVFLPLTVGGGVRQVEDMRKLLLAGADKVSVNSAAISNPELLSDCARRFGSQCVVLAVDARKEGTGYRVYSHGGTRDTGIDALDWISSGVSKGAGEILLTAIDRDGTKSGYDLDLIRTVSQRVNVPVIASGGAGKMEDFLQAFEAGADAALAASLFHFGEVSLPDLKRYLSDQGALVRAHSGSGRALHLSGDSR; encoded by the coding sequence GTGCTTTTGAAGAGGATCATTCCATGTCTGGACATGAAAGCGGGAAGGGTGGTGAAGGGAGTCAAGTTTGCCGACCTGAGGGATGCGGGGGATCCTGTTGAGACCGCTTCCCTCTATGACAGGATGGGGGCGGACGAGATCTGTCTTCTGGACATTACGGCGACTCTGGAGGACAGGGAAGCCTTGTTGGATGTGGTCCACCGGACTGCGGCCAAAGTTTTCCTTCCCCTAACTGTCGGAGGGGGCGTTCGTCAAGTGGAGGATATGCGAAAACTTCTATTGGCCGGGGCAGACAAGGTTTCGGTCAATTCTGCGGCGATTTCCAATCCGGAACTTTTGTCGGATTGCGCACGTCGTTTCGGGAGTCAATGTGTCGTTTTGGCCGTGGATGCCAGGAAAGAAGGGACGGGTTACCGGGTCTATAGTCATGGGGGTACTCGCGATACGGGGATTGACGCACTCGATTGGATCTCTTCGGGTGTTTCAAAAGGAGCGGGGGAGATTCTTCTCACGGCGATTGACCGTGACGGTACCAAGTCCGGATATGATCTTGACCTGATCAGGACCGTTTCCCAACGGGTCAATGTTCCTGTCATAGCAAGTGGCGGAGCGGGTAAGATGGAGGACTTTTTACAGGCATTCGAAGCTGGCGCTGACGCGGCTCTTGCTGCAAGCCTCTTCCATTTCGGGGAGGTCTCCCTTCCGGACCTGAAGCGTTATCTGTCTGATCAGGGCGCTTTGGTTCGAGCCCACTCCGGGTCAGGGAGAGCGCTCCATTTGTCCGGTGATTCCCGATGA
- the hisA gene encoding 1-(5-phosphoribosyl)-5-[(5-phosphoribosylamino)methylideneamino]imidazole-4-carboxamide isomerase, translated as MKLYPAIDIRNGHVVRLTQGDFSRETVYAEDPVQMAAQFKAAGATHLHVVDLDGAREGSPVNIAIISSIVRIFDGFVQTGGGIRSPEIAQNYLDAGVSRLILGTSALTDPFFLKKMVELHQDCFYVGVDVKDGAIALRGWLSVDTRDPLEVMVRLAEEGVRGFVYTDISRDGLLSGPNFDRTEEVRHSVRVPVIASGGVTSLMDLQQLRERGIDGAIVGRALYTGDMNLSEALSLLQGRS; from the coding sequence ATGAAGCTTTATCCAGCGATTGATATCCGGAACGGGCATGTCGTCCGATTGACACAGGGGGACTTCTCCAGGGAAACAGTCTATGCGGAAGATCCTGTCCAGATGGCTGCCCAATTCAAGGCAGCCGGCGCGACCCATCTTCATGTCGTGGATCTTGATGGTGCCAGGGAGGGAAGTCCTGTCAACATTGCGATCATCTCCTCCATTGTCCGAATTTTTGACGGATTTGTTCAGACCGGAGGGGGTATCCGTTCTCCGGAAATTGCTCAGAATTACCTTGATGCCGGAGTTTCCCGACTGATTCTGGGAACTTCCGCGCTGACAGATCCGTTTTTTTTAAAAAAAATGGTTGAGCTCCATCAGGATTGTTTCTATGTGGGTGTTGATGTCAAGGATGGTGCGATCGCCCTGAGAGGATGGTTGTCCGTTGATACCCGTGATCCCCTTGAGGTTATGGTCCGTCTGGCCGAGGAGGGAGTCCGCGGATTTGTCTATACGGATATTTCCAGGGACGGGCTCTTGTCCGGTCCGAATTTTGACCGGACGGAAGAGGTCAGGCACTCGGTTCGGGTGCCTGTCATCGCAAGCGGCGGTGTCACATCCCTGATGGATCTTCAGCAATTGCGGGAACGGGGAATTGATGGTGCGATCGTCGGCCGTGCTCTCTATACAGGGGACATGAATCTCTCTGAAGCACTTTCGCTTTTGCAGGGAAGGAGTTAG
- the hisH gene encoding imidazole glycerol phosphate synthase subunit HisH yields MSSDKKALTAVLDYGMGNLFSVSKALEVSGHAVTMVSSGAPPEEATHLVLPGVGAFAQGMENLVERGFDRVILDWISSGRPFLGICLGMQLLFDESFEFGHYRGLGVFEGSVVGFDPMKGKVPHMGWNQIEKKREVEILKGLPDQFDAYFVHSFHVVAKKEPDIAGITDYQGKFTSIVASGPVFGVQFHPEKSQSAGLAILESFAKCQKGEK; encoded by the coding sequence GTGAGCTCGGACAAGAAAGCACTGACAGCTGTTCTCGACTATGGTATGGGAAATCTGTTCTCTGTTTCCAAGGCTCTAGAGGTTTCCGGACATGCGGTGACCATGGTTTCATCCGGGGCTCCTCCGGAAGAGGCGACACATCTCGTTCTTCCGGGAGTGGGGGCGTTTGCCCAGGGAATGGAAAACCTCGTCGAGAGAGGCTTTGATCGGGTCATTCTGGACTGGATTTCTTCTGGGAGGCCTTTTTTGGGAATCTGTCTGGGAATGCAGCTTCTCTTTGACGAAAGTTTTGAGTTCGGCCATTACAGGGGGCTGGGTGTTTTTGAGGGATCAGTTGTCGGCTTTGATCCCATGAAGGGGAAGGTCCCTCACATGGGCTGGAACCAGATTGAGAAAAAAAGGGAAGTCGAGATTCTGAAAGGATTGCCGGACCAATTTGATGCGTATTTCGTGCACTCCTTTCATGTGGTTGCCAAAAAAGAACCCGATATTGCGGGCATAACGGATTATCAGGGAAAATTCACTTCGATCGTTGCAAGTGGTCCTGTTTTTGGCGTTCAGTTCCACCCTGAAAAAAGCCAGAGTGCAGGTCTTGCGATCCTGGAGTCTTTTGCCAAATGCCAAAAAGGTGAAAAATGA
- the hisB gene encoding imidazoleglycerol-phosphate dehydratase HisB translates to MNTETGVFANRTFSVERKTRETQIVASLNLDGTGRSRVDTGIPFLDHMIDQIARHGHMDIELSVKGDLEVDFHHTVEDAGLVFGELVDRCLGDRVGIARFGHFFAPLDESLAHVVIDLSGRPYLVWDLPFERGERVGNMDPDLIMDFFQAVAVASRSTIHGRILYGRNLHHKIEAIFKAFARCLMMAAEIDPRQKSVPSTKGIL, encoded by the coding sequence ATGAATACAGAAACAGGAGTCTTTGCCAACAGAACGTTCTCCGTTGAAAGGAAAACCCGGGAGACGCAAATTGTCGCCTCGCTGAATCTCGATGGGACAGGTCGTTCCAGAGTGGATACAGGTATTCCCTTCCTCGATCATATGATCGACCAGATTGCTCGTCATGGACATATGGATATAGAGCTGTCCGTGAAGGGAGATCTGGAGGTGGACTTTCATCATACGGTCGAGGATGCGGGACTTGTTTTTGGAGAACTTGTCGACAGGTGTCTGGGGGATCGGGTGGGGATTGCCCGTTTTGGACACTTTTTTGCCCCTCTGGATGAATCTCTCGCACATGTGGTGATCGATCTCTCGGGGCGTCCTTACCTCGTATGGGATCTTCCTTTTGAGCGTGGAGAGCGTGTGGGAAATATGGATCCGGACCTGATCATGGATTTTTTTCAGGCGGTTGCGGTGGCTTCACGCTCGACGATCCATGGCCGAATCCTTTACGGCAGGAACCTTCACCACAAGATCGAGGCGATCTTCAAGGCCTTTGCCAGATGTTTGATGATGGCGGCAGAGATCGATCCCCGTCAAAAAAGCGTTCCTTCAACCAAGGGGATATTGTAG
- a CDS encoding pyridoxal phosphate-dependent aminotransferase, giving the protein MNSWIREDVRTMKSPFLQEPAFSMSGADPSEIFFPLPSEVRGALSDRLASVSLNQYPDHKASELVKALSALWGVACGNIHLGNGSDEIILNLFLATRGPVICPVPSFSMYEVIAHVAGKTFIPVDMTEEFSIDLEAMEKVMSVQDIPGVLVVASPNNPTGQACSHDELFRLLELARNRGFSLLVDEAYFPYHKESFVGALSQSDNLLVLRTFSKMGLAAIRLGVLLARDTVIREIDKIRLPYNLNSLTQEAALFLIRDHFHLLSESVAMVVQFREKMEKELLSVPGLLFFPSRTNFLLVRFWPGTGSLVFAKLQENGVLVRDVSSHHPFLKDCVRISVGSHEDIEKLMKILRHFSEGTRS; this is encoded by the coding sequence ATGAACTCCTGGATCCGGGAAGATGTCCGGACCATGAAAAGTCCCTTTCTCCAAGAACCTGCTTTTTCCATGTCCGGAGCTGATCCCTCGGAAATTTTCTTTCCTCTACCCTCCGAAGTAAGAGGCGCACTGTCCGACAGGTTGGCTTCTGTTTCTCTCAACCAGTATCCGGATCACAAAGCCAGTGAGCTGGTCAAAGCCCTTTCTGCCCTTTGGGGGGTTGCTTGCGGTAATATCCACCTGGGAAACGGATCTGACGAGATTATCCTGAATCTTTTCCTGGCAACCCGGGGGCCGGTGATCTGCCCTGTTCCGTCCTTTTCCATGTATGAGGTGATCGCCCATGTTGCGGGAAAGACCTTCATACCTGTGGATATGACAGAAGAATTTTCCATTGATCTTGAAGCCATGGAAAAGGTGATGTCCGTCCAGGATATTCCAGGCGTTCTTGTTGTGGCATCTCCCAATAATCCTACCGGACAGGCCTGCTCTCATGACGAGTTGTTTCGCCTCCTCGAACTTGCTCGAAACAGGGGATTTTCACTTCTGGTGGATGAAGCGTATTTCCCTTACCATAAAGAGAGTTTTGTGGGGGCACTGAGTCAATCAGACAATCTTCTTGTTCTTCGGACATTTTCCAAGATGGGCTTGGCCGCGATTCGCCTGGGGGTTCTTCTGGCAAGAGATACGGTGATCCGGGAGATTGATAAGATCCGTCTCCCTTATAATCTGAACTCCCTGACTCAGGAGGCGGCTCTTTTTTTGATCAGGGACCATTTTCATCTTCTCTCGGAATCGGTTGCAATGGTGGTCCAATTTCGGGAAAAGATGGAAAAAGAGCTTTTATCAGTCCCAGGGCTTTTGTTTTTTCCCTCCCGGACAAATTTTCTTCTCGTCCGGTTCTGGCCTGGAACAGGGTCTTTGGTGTTTGCGAAACTTCAGGAAAATGGAGTTCTGGTTCGGGACGTCTCTTCGCACCACCCTTTCCTGAAGGATTGTGTTCGTATCTCGGTTGGATCGCATGAGGACATTGAAAAGCTTATGAAAATCTTGAGACATTTTTCTGAAGGGACAAGGTCATGA